One genomic region from Streptomyces sp. NBC_01431 encodes:
- a CDS encoding DMT family transporter produces the protein MTAQNSATPLRSIAVATDGSAVPRGTALAALGVLSFSLTFPSTAWGLQSFGPWSMVSLRLLIAALLAGAFLWRGRAPFPDRSHWAGFAVVAAGVMIGFPVLTTLALGTATTSHAAVVVGLLPLTTAAFAAVRTRRRPSRAFWAAALAGAAVVVAFTVEQSGGSLSRADLYLFGALLLCAAGYTEGGRLSALIPGWQVVGWALVLCVPLALAGAVLGLTLEPWHLTVHGAAGLLWVAGASTFLGLYLWYRGMAAIGVTKASQLQLAQPLLTLVWSVLLLGEHLSPAAPLAAVGVLVCIAVTQRARS, from the coding sequence ATGACAGCACAGAATAGCGCTACTCCCCTCAGGTCGATAGCGGTCGCCACCGACGGCAGTGCCGTCCCGCGCGGGACGGCACTCGCGGCGCTCGGCGTGCTCTCGTTCTCGCTGACCTTTCCCAGCACCGCGTGGGGACTTCAGAGCTTCGGCCCGTGGTCGATGGTTTCGCTGCGCCTGCTGATCGCCGCACTGCTCGCCGGGGCCTTCCTGTGGCGGGGCCGGGCGCCCTTCCCCGACCGGTCGCACTGGGCCGGATTCGCGGTGGTCGCGGCGGGAGTGATGATCGGCTTCCCGGTCCTGACCACACTGGCGCTCGGAACGGCGACGACCTCGCACGCGGCCGTCGTGGTGGGGCTGTTGCCGCTCACCACGGCCGCCTTCGCGGCGGTCCGCACCCGGCGGCGGCCCTCGCGCGCCTTCTGGGCGGCCGCGCTCGCCGGTGCCGCGGTGGTGGTCGCCTTCACCGTCGAGCAGAGCGGCGGCTCGCTGTCACGGGCAGACCTCTACCTGTTCGGAGCACTCCTGCTGTGCGCGGCCGGATACACCGAGGGCGGCCGGCTCTCCGCGCTGATACCGGGCTGGCAGGTCGTCGGCTGGGCCCTGGTGCTCTGCGTCCCGCTCGCCCTGGCCGGCGCCGTCCTCGGCCTCACCCTCGAACCCTGGCACCTCACCGTGCACGGGGCCGCTGGGCTGCTCTGGGTGGCCGGCGCCTCCACCTTCCTCGGCCTCTACCTCTGGTACCGGGGCATGGCCGCCATCGGTGTCACCAAGGCCAGTCAGCTCCAGCTGGCCCAGCCGCTGCTCACCCTCGTCTGGTCGGTGCTGCTGCTCGGCGAGCACCTGTCCCCGGCCGCGCCGCTCGCCGCCGTCGGCGTCCTGGTGTGCATCGCGGTGACCCAGCGGGCCAGATCCTGA
- a CDS encoding DUF1918 domain-containing protein, protein MRATVGDRILVHGRTVGQHDRQAEVIEVLGPDGTPPFRVRFEDGHETLMSPGPDTVVRHIAEDA, encoded by the coding sequence ATGCGAGCAACCGTGGGCGATCGAATCCTTGTACACGGCAGGACCGTCGGCCAGCACGACCGGCAGGCCGAGGTCATCGAGGTCCTCGGACCCGACGGCACTCCGCCGTTCCGCGTCCGGTTCGAGGACGGGCACGAAACCCTGATGTCACCGGGTCCGGACACGGTGGTGCGGCACATCGCCGAGGACGCGTAG
- a CDS encoding aminotransferase-like domain-containing protein, translated as MHERSSVTELAESLRVELDRYPVGGKLPSSRALVERHRVSPVTVSRALAQLVAEGLVVTRPGAGAYRAEPRTLTARPGDTSWQEVALSADGATDPAPRAVDAGGVLVSLTAPPTGVIDFSGGYLDPGLRPERAMAAALARAGRRPGAWGSPPVDGLTELRSWFAREIGGTLTAADVLVTAGGQTALTTALRALAAPGAPVLVESPTYTGMLAIARAAGLRPVPVPVDPDGVRPELLARAFRATGARVFVCQPLFQNPTGALLTADRGREVVDIAHSFGAFVVEDDFGRRLVHEDAPALPAPLAADDPDGVVVHVSSLTKATSPSLRVGALAARGPVLERLRAIQVVDSFFVPRPLQETALELVGSPAWSRHLRGVCAELTARRQTLAAAVLRHLPEIALPHIPSGGYHLWLRLPEGAGEAAFLSAALRAGVAVTPGRPYFSAEPPAAHIRLSFAGVAGRTEITEGVRRLRTALDEVLG; from the coding sequence ATGCACGAGCGTAGCAGTGTCACGGAACTGGCAGAATCCCTGCGGGTCGAACTGGACCGCTACCCGGTGGGCGGAAAGCTGCCGTCGAGCCGGGCCCTGGTCGAGCGCCATCGGGTATCGCCGGTGACGGTCTCCCGCGCGCTCGCCCAGCTCGTCGCCGAGGGCCTGGTCGTCACCCGGCCCGGCGCCGGCGCCTACCGCGCCGAGCCGCGCACGCTCACCGCGCGCCCCGGCGACACCTCCTGGCAGGAGGTCGCGCTGAGCGCCGACGGCGCCACGGACCCGGCTCCGCGCGCGGTCGACGCCGGCGGCGTCCTGGTCAGCCTCACCGCACCGCCGACCGGTGTCATCGACTTCAGCGGCGGCTATCTCGACCCGGGCCTGCGGCCCGAGCGGGCCATGGCCGCCGCCCTCGCACGGGCCGGGCGCCGCCCCGGAGCCTGGGGGAGCCCACCCGTGGACGGGCTCACCGAGCTGCGTTCATGGTTCGCCCGCGAGATCGGCGGCACGCTCACCGCCGCCGACGTCCTGGTCACCGCGGGCGGCCAGACCGCGCTGACCACCGCGCTGCGCGCGCTCGCCGCACCCGGCGCCCCCGTCCTGGTCGAATCACCCACCTACACCGGCATGCTGGCCATCGCCCGCGCCGCGGGCCTGCGCCCCGTCCCGGTCCCCGTCGACCCCGACGGCGTACGCCCCGAACTCCTCGCGCGGGCCTTCCGGGCCACCGGCGCCCGCGTCTTCGTCTGCCAGCCCCTCTTCCAGAATCCGACCGGCGCCCTCCTCACCGCAGACCGCGGCCGCGAAGTGGTCGACATCGCGCACTCCTTCGGCGCGTTCGTCGTCGAGGACGACTTCGGCCGCCGGCTGGTCCACGAGGATGCGCCCGCACTGCCCGCCCCGCTCGCCGCCGACGACCCCGACGGCGTCGTCGTCCATGTCTCCTCCCTCACCAAGGCGACCTCGCCGAGTCTGCGGGTCGGTGCGCTCGCCGCCCGCGGGCCCGTGCTTGAACGGCTGCGCGCCATCCAGGTCGTCGACTCGTTCTTCGTTCCGCGCCCCTTGCAGGAGACCGCCCTCGAACTCGTCGGATCCCCGGCCTGGAGCCGTCATCTGCGGGGCGTCTGCGCCGAGTTGACGGCGCGCCGACAGACCCTGGCCGCCGCCGTCCTGCGCCACCTCCCCGAGATCGCCCTGCCCCACATCCCCTCCGGCGGCTACCACCTGTGGCTCCGGTTGCCCGAGGGCGCCGGTGAGGCCGCCTTCCTGTCCGCGGCGCTGCGCGCGGGCGTCGCCGTCACCCCCGGCCGCCCCTACTTCAGCGCGGAGCCCCCCGCCGCCCACATCCGCCTCAGCTTCGCGGGCGTGGCCGGCCGCACGGAGATCACCGAAGGCGTGCGCAGACTGCGCACCGCGCTGGACGAAGTGCTGGGCTAG